From the Spiroplasma alleghenense genome, one window contains:
- a CDS encoding ABC transporter permease, producing the protein MTTKLEKSEFGLKRSLNIFGNLFVLISKSFFRNARGPLFMFIVPIFFMIMFFGIIGNKASGGQSLYPYMLLPSLTILTSLAPAIVEWKNSVFLKRIDTTGVKKGMFLAALWLFYLLISLVALVVMFVVALIFGLIIKSPEGMPSFISTLNKINWGWLLLATMLVSLTSIGLATLFGGLFSSEGAMQGVVMMVYFLSIFFSGIMLDPSLIETSKGMMIFTYFIPHKYSVSLFLYATQGSINSGWDSSFNNHESFGGQNFTSTWQPILGAILIITALFVITSFTFKWSAKK; encoded by the coding sequence ATGACAACTAAACTTGAAAAATCAGAATTTGGTCTAAAAAGAAGTCTAAATATCTTTGGTAACTTATTTGTTTTAATTTCAAAATCATTTTTTAGAAATGCTCGTGGACCATTATTTATGTTTATAGTTCCGATATTCTTTATGATAATGTTTTTTGGTATTATAGGTAATAAAGCAAGCGGTGGACAGTCGTTGTACCCATATATGCTTTTACCTTCGTTAACAATTTTAACTTCACTAGCACCAGCAATTGTTGAGTGAAAAAATTCAGTATTTTTAAAAAGAATTGATACAACCGGAGTTAAAAAGGGAATGTTCTTAGCTGCGCTTTGACTTTTTTATCTACTAATTTCATTAGTGGCCTTAGTGGTAATGTTTGTAGTAGCTTTAATTTTTGGTTTAATTATAAAATCACCAGAAGGAATGCCTTCATTTATCAGTACTTTAAACAAAATTAACTGGGGTTGGTTATTATTGGCAACAATGTTAGTTTCTCTGACTTCTATTGGTTTAGCAACTTTATTTGGAGGTTTATTTAGTTCTGAGGGAGCAATGCAAGGTGTTGTTATGATGGTTTACTTCTTATCAATTTTCTTTTCAGGAATTATGCTAGATCCTTCGCTTATCGAAACTTCAAAGGGAATGATGATTTTTACATACTTCATTCCTCACAAGTACTCAGTATCGTTATTCTTGTATGCAACGCAAGGATCAATCAATTCAGGATGAGACTCATCGTTTAATAATCACGAATCATTTGGAGGGCAAAACTTTACATCAACATGACAACCTATTTTGGGTGCAATATTGATTATTACAGCGTTATTTGTAATTACAAGCTTTACTTTTAAATGAAGTGCCAAAAAATAA